A window of Hemibagrus wyckioides isolate EC202008001 linkage group LG03, SWU_Hwy_1.0, whole genome shotgun sequence contains these coding sequences:
- the kdm2aa gene encoding lysine (K)-specific demethylase 2Aa isoform X5: MEGKDFTFEFIQRGGLRDPIIFERPDGLGIKMPGPDFTVNDVKMFVGSRRMIDVMDVATQKGTEMSMAQWRRYYETPPSQREKLYNVISLEFSHTKLENLVKRPATVDIIDWVDNMWPRHLKERQRDSTNSILDMQYPKVQKYCLMSVHGCYTDFHIDFGGTSVWYHILRGCKVFWLIPPTPQNLELYENWVLSGKQGDIFLGDKATECQRIELKQGYTFIIPSGWIHAVYTPVDTLVFGGNFLHSFNIPMQLNICNIEDRTRVPPKFRYPFFYEMCWYVLERYVYSLTNTSYLIPEFQKHSLGIGLKREFSSSEALNGHVKDEDDPPSPPTRPGMKVHMTPFELEGLWNLLGKLESLPSHKKCVPSGIHNAPALLHDMRALLKEHANDTPKLSYTGRPIVKWPKRPSWYQPPPPPAPVGRPKLATTPIIPRPTKPASAMSALRRRRVRCKRCEACLRPECGECNFCRDMKKFGGPGKLKQTCVLRQCLAPGLPLSAVCEICEEGNQDTGEELMECSNCAQIAHPGCLKVPGEGLVNKDLPSCWECPKCVMGKDTDSESSGSGDDLTTQEGSGGLRGEGGAWHGVGRPPSSLSHGSLRKQVAAPEQRLRKRNKLEASKSLKRKSSSLDPRVAKICRRQGMDSGSDDEDGEGRRRLSLHSRGAISARRGFGSSRRGLLRGSSHRGGRGSGMTTNSSSLKMRRGLGVRGERGGRVRLRGGSKMQRRRYETEDDDDDDDDDDEDDDEEEEEEDESEEERHMGRSEKEHRSRRRRRRGEDDDEDDDEDDESEEQDFDGEDEEMDDLDDGGEEDEDDEGENHSDSEPDPPVLLVSDLNDELLNGSYLTVTLQRPSKAKRDPGSIVPKLEAAMSPCTPGNADLLQRKSLHKFRQKNGSSVSTGNGLSQPKAGLASGRQTRHRSLNLDGRASPSSTSSRSSISPPPPPPLTSTTGSSPPSLLTHPSFRDVGNEPGCEKEVWVSVFRYLSRTELAVCMRVCKAWYKWCYDKRLWTRIDFSRCRSLSAQALSAIIKRQPVTLDLSWTPVSKKQITWLIHHLPGLKDLIMSGCSSSTLLGLSSQSLPCLRTLDLSWAESIKDSQLKDLITPSGSDNRNRLKGLLTLRLSGLDVSDSTLKLIIKHMPLLRRLDLSHCPVLTDQSISLLTAIGSNTRSTLREVTLTGCNKITDACLTYMKRLSALTLLDLRGCKGVTRHGCENFISDLSYCTFFCLTEDKLIQRIS; encoded by the exons ATGGAAGGAAAAG ATTTCACATTTGAATTCATCCAGAGAGGCGGGCTAAGAGATCCAATTATCTTTGAGCGACCAGATGGACTTGGAATCAA AATGCCAGGTCCAGACTTCACTGTGAACGATGTGAAGATGTTTGTGG GCAGTCGGCGAATGATTGATGTGATGGATGTGGCCACTCAGAAGGGCACAGAGATGTCTATGGCCCAGTGGAGGCGATACTACGAGACCCCGCCTTCCCAGAGAGAGAAGCTGTACAATGTCATCAGCTTGGAGTTTAGCCACACCAAACTGGAAAATTTAGTTAAGCGACCTGCAACG GTGGACATAATAGATTGGGTGGATAATATGTGGCCGCGACACTTAAAGGAAAGGCAGAGAGACTCCACCAACTCCATCCTTGACATGCAGTACCCTAAAGTGCAAAA aTACTGTCTGATGAGCGTGCATGGCTGTTACACAGACTTCCACATAGACTTTGGAGGCACGTCTGTGTGGTACCACATACTGCGAGGATGCAAG GTATTTTGGTTGATTCCTCCGACACCACAGAACCTGGAGCTCTATGAGAACTGGGTGTTGTCTGGAAAGCAAGGCGATATCTTCCTTGGAGACAAGGCCACAGAGTGTCAACGGATTGAGCTCAAGCAGGGCTACACGTTTATTATCCCGTCAG GCTGGATTCATGCAGTGTATACTCCTGTGGACACACTTGTGTTTGGTGGAAATTTCCTACACAGTTTTAACATCCCCATGCAGCTTAATATCTGCAACATTGAGGACAGGACACGG GTGCCCCCTAAATTTCGCTACCCGTTTTTTTATGAGATGTGTTGGTATGTCCTGGAACGGTATGTGTACAGTCTGACCAACACCTCCTACCTCATCCCTGAGTTTCAGAAACACTCTCTAGGCATCG gcctTAAGCGAGAATTTTCCAGTTCTGAAGCCTTGAATGGTCATGTAAAGGATGAAGACGATCCTCCCTCGCCTCCAACTCGGCCAGGGATGAAGGTTCACATGACTCCTTTTGAGCTGGAGGGTTTATGGAATTTGCTCGGAAAACTAGAATCTCTTCCCTCACACAAAAAGTGTGTCCCTTCAGGAATACACAATGCACCTGCTCTGCTCCATGACATGCGG GCATTACTTAAAGAACATGCTAATGATACCCCTAAACTTTCATACACTGGAAGACCCATTGTAAAATGGCCAAAGAGG CCATCCTGGTACCAGCCTCCCCCACCCCCTGCCCCTGTAGGTCGTCCCAAATTAGCCACCACTCCAATCATCCCTCGTCCAACGAAGCCAGCCTCCGCAATGTCAGCGCTTCGGCGGCGGCGTGTGCGCTGTAAGCGTTGTGAGGCATGTCTGAGGCCAGAATGTGGAGAGTGCAATTTCTGCAGAGATATGAAGAAGTTTGGTGGCCCTGGCAAACTGAAACAGACTTGTGTCCTCCGTCAGTGTCTTGCT CCTGGCTTGCCTCTCTCTGCTGTATGTGAAATTTGTGAAGAAGGGAACCAGGATACTGGAGAAGAACTCATGGAATGCTCCAATTGCGCACAGATTGCCCATCCTGGCTGCTTAAAG GTGCCAGGTGAGGGTTTAGTTAACAAAGATCTGCCCAGTTGCTGGGAATGTCCCAAATGCGTCATGGGAAAAGACACAGACTCGGAG TCATCGGGCAGCGGTGATGACCTCACGACTCAGGAGGGGTCGGGGGGGCTGAGGGGCGAGGGCGGGGCGTGGCACGGGGTCGGGCGGCCCCCTTCCTCTCTGTCACATGGGTCGCTACGGAAACAAGTGGCGGCCCCAGAGCAGCGGCTCAGGAAGAGG AACAAATTGGAAGCAAGCAAATCGCTT AAACGCAAGTCATCTTCACTGGATCCTCGCGTGGCTAAGATCTGTCGTAGACAAGGGATGGATTCGGGCAGTGACGACGAGGATGGAGAAGGAAGAAGACGACTCTCGCTCCACTCAAGGGGTGCAATATCTGCTCGCCGTGGATTTGGGTCCAGTAGACGGGGACTTTTGAGAGGCTCATCACATCGAGGGGGCAGAGGGAGTGGCATGACCACAAATTCCTCCTCCCTGAAAATGAGGCGGGGACTTGGTGTAAGGGGTGAGCGGGGTGGTCGTGTTCGTTTACGAGGGGGGTCCAAAATGCAACGGCGGCGTTATGAAACTGAggatgacgacgatgatgacgacgacgatgatgaggatgacgatgaggaggaggaggaagaagatgaaAGTGAAGAAGAAAGGCACATGGGCAGGTCTGAAAAGGAGCATCGTTCACGGCGACGTCGGCGCAGAGGTGAAGACGATGACGAAGACgacgatgaggatgatgaaaGTGAAGAACAAGACTTTGATGGAGAGGATGAAGAGATGGATGACCTGGATGATGGAGGggaggaagatgaggatgatgagggtgaGAACCATTCAGACTCAGAACCTGACCCTCCTGTTTTGCTTGTGTCCGACTTAAATGATGAACTGTTAAATGGTTCTTATCTGACTGTCACGTTGCAGCGCCCATCAAAGGCCAAACGTGATCCTGGGTCTATTGTACCAAAACTGGAGGCAGCCATGTCTCCCTGCACTCCTGGCAATGCTGATTTACTCCAGCGCAAATCCCTTCACAAATTTCGCCAGAAAAACGGCAGCTCTGTCTCCACTGGAAATGGTCTCTCACAACCCAAAGCCGGTCTAGCATCAGGCCGTCAAACACGCCACAGGAGTTTGAACCTTGATGGTAGAGCATCaccttcctccacctcctctcgcTCTTccatttctcctcctcctcctccccccctGACATCCACTACTGGCTCGTCCCCTCCTTCCCTCCTCACTCATCCTTCATTCCGTGATGTAGGGAACGAGCCAGGGTGCgagaaggaggtgtgggtgTCGGTGTTTCGCTACCTGAGCCGAACAGAACTGGCTGTGTGCATGAGGGTTTGCAAAGCCTGGTATAAATG GTGTTATGATAAGCGTTTGTGGACTCGAATAGATTTCAGTAGATGTCGCTCCCTCAGTGCTCAGGCTCTGTCAGCTATTATTAAACGCCAACCTGTCACACTTGACCTGTCCTGGACACCTGTTTCCAAAAAACAGATCACCTGGCTTATCCACCATCTCCCAG GACTGAAGGATCTGATCATGTCGGGCTGTTCTTCATCAACTCTTTTGGGCTTGAGTTCTCAGAGCCTTCCATGTCTCCGCACGCTGGACCTGTCCTGGGCTGAGAGCATCAAAGACTCTCAGCTCAAAGACCTCATCACGCCATCAG GTAGTGATAATCGCAACAGGCTTAAAGGCTTGTTAACATTGCGGCTATCTGGTCTGGATGTGAGTGACTCGACGCTGAAGCTGATAATTAAACACATGCCGTTGCTGCGGAGGTTAGACCTGTCGCATTGCCCTGTCCTTACAGACCAGTCCATCAGCCTGCTTACAGCTATTGGCTCTAACACACGCAGCACTCTCAGAGAGGTCACCCTCACAG GTTGTAATAAGATTACAGACGCGTGCCTGACTTATATGAAGCGCCTCTCAGCTCTAACTCTCCTGGACCTGCGGGGCTGTAAGGGTGTCACACGACATGGCTGTGAAAACTTCATTTCTGACCTTTCCTACTGCACCTTTTTCTGTCTGACTGAGGATAAACTCATCCAGAGGATATcttaa
- the kdm2aa gene encoding lysine (K)-specific demethylase 2Aa isoform X2, whose product MDGATASDGMSSSGRAKRSGTRRRYRDEGISDDEIEGKRTFDLEEKLYNDRFGSDRIKRMEGKDFTFEFIQRGGLRDPIIFERPDGLGIKMPGPDFTVNDVKMFVGSRRMIDVMDVATQKGTEMSMAQWRRYYETPPSQREKLYNVISLEFSHTKLENLVKRPATVDIIDWVDNMWPRHLKERQRDSTNSILDMQYPKVQKYCLMSVHGCYTDFHIDFGGTSVWYHILRGCKVFWLIPPTPQNLELYENWVLSGKQGDIFLGDKATECQRIELKQGYTFIIPSGWIHAVYTPVDTLVFGGNFLHSFNIPMQLNICNIEDRTRVPPKFRYPFFYEMCWYVLERYVYSLTNTSYLIPEFQKHSLGIGLKREFSSSEALNGHVKDEDDPPSPPTRPGMKVHMTPFELEGLWNLLGKLESLPSHKKCVPSGIHNAPALLHDMRALLKEHANDTPKLSYTGRPIVKWPKRPSWYQPPPPPAPVGRPKLATTPIIPRPTKPASAMSALRRRRVRCKRCEACLRPECGECNFCRDMKKFGGPGKLKQTCVLRQCLAPGLPLSAVCEICEEGNQDTGEELMECSNCAQIAHPGCLKVPGEGLVNKDLPSCWECPKCVMGKDTDSESSGSGDDLTTQEGSGGLRGEGGAWHGVGRPPSSLSHGSLRKQVAAPEQRLRKRNKLEASKSLKRKSSSLDPRVAKICRRQGMDSGSDDEDGEGRRRLSLHSRGAISARRGFGSSRRGLLRGSSHRGGRGSGMTTNSSSLKMRRGLGVRGERGGRVRLRGGSKMQRRRYETEDDDDDDDDDDEDDDEEEEEEDESEEERHMGRSEKEHRSRRRRRRGEDDDEDDDEDDESEEQDFDGEDEEMDDLDDGGEEDEDDEGENHSDSEPDPPVLLVSDLNDELLNGSYLTVTLQRPSKAKRDPGSIVPKLEAAMSPCTPGNADLLQRKSLHKFRQKNGSSVSTGNGLSQPKAGLASGRQTRHRSLNLDGRASPSSTSSRSSISPPPPPPLTSTTGSSPPSLLTHPSFRDVGNEPGCEKEVWVSVFRYLSRTELAVCMRVCKAWYKWCYDKRLWTRIDFSRCRSLSAQALSAIIKRQPVTLDLSWTPVSKKQITWLIHHLPGLKDLIMSGCSSSTLLGLSSQSLPCLRTLDLSWAESIKDSQLKDLITPSGSDNRNRLKGLLTLRLSGLDVSDSTLKLIIKHMPLLRRLDLSHCPVLTDQSISLLTAIGSNTRSTLREVTLTGCNKITDACLTYMKRLSALTLLDLRGCKGVTRHGCENFISDLSYCTFFCLTEDKLIQRIS is encoded by the exons ATGGACGGAGCTACTGCAAGCGATGGGATGTCAAGCTCCGGGCGAGCAAAG CGGTCAGGCACGCGGCGACGTTACCGTGACGAAGGGATCTCTGATGATGAGATTGAGGGGAAAAGGACCTTTGACCTGGAGGAGAAATTATACAATGATCGCTTTGGTTCTGATAGAATCAAACGCATGGAAGGAAAAG ATTTCACATTTGAATTCATCCAGAGAGGCGGGCTAAGAGATCCAATTATCTTTGAGCGACCAGATGGACTTGGAATCAA AATGCCAGGTCCAGACTTCACTGTGAACGATGTGAAGATGTTTGTGG GCAGTCGGCGAATGATTGATGTGATGGATGTGGCCACTCAGAAGGGCACAGAGATGTCTATGGCCCAGTGGAGGCGATACTACGAGACCCCGCCTTCCCAGAGAGAGAAGCTGTACAATGTCATCAGCTTGGAGTTTAGCCACACCAAACTGGAAAATTTAGTTAAGCGACCTGCAACG GTGGACATAATAGATTGGGTGGATAATATGTGGCCGCGACACTTAAAGGAAAGGCAGAGAGACTCCACCAACTCCATCCTTGACATGCAGTACCCTAAAGTGCAAAA aTACTGTCTGATGAGCGTGCATGGCTGTTACACAGACTTCCACATAGACTTTGGAGGCACGTCTGTGTGGTACCACATACTGCGAGGATGCAAG GTATTTTGGTTGATTCCTCCGACACCACAGAACCTGGAGCTCTATGAGAACTGGGTGTTGTCTGGAAAGCAAGGCGATATCTTCCTTGGAGACAAGGCCACAGAGTGTCAACGGATTGAGCTCAAGCAGGGCTACACGTTTATTATCCCGTCAG GCTGGATTCATGCAGTGTATACTCCTGTGGACACACTTGTGTTTGGTGGAAATTTCCTACACAGTTTTAACATCCCCATGCAGCTTAATATCTGCAACATTGAGGACAGGACACGG GTGCCCCCTAAATTTCGCTACCCGTTTTTTTATGAGATGTGTTGGTATGTCCTGGAACGGTATGTGTACAGTCTGACCAACACCTCCTACCTCATCCCTGAGTTTCAGAAACACTCTCTAGGCATCG gcctTAAGCGAGAATTTTCCAGTTCTGAAGCCTTGAATGGTCATGTAAAGGATGAAGACGATCCTCCCTCGCCTCCAACTCGGCCAGGGATGAAGGTTCACATGACTCCTTTTGAGCTGGAGGGTTTATGGAATTTGCTCGGAAAACTAGAATCTCTTCCCTCACACAAAAAGTGTGTCCCTTCAGGAATACACAATGCACCTGCTCTGCTCCATGACATGCGG GCATTACTTAAAGAACATGCTAATGATACCCCTAAACTTTCATACACTGGAAGACCCATTGTAAAATGGCCAAAGAGG CCATCCTGGTACCAGCCTCCCCCACCCCCTGCCCCTGTAGGTCGTCCCAAATTAGCCACCACTCCAATCATCCCTCGTCCAACGAAGCCAGCCTCCGCAATGTCAGCGCTTCGGCGGCGGCGTGTGCGCTGTAAGCGTTGTGAGGCATGTCTGAGGCCAGAATGTGGAGAGTGCAATTTCTGCAGAGATATGAAGAAGTTTGGTGGCCCTGGCAAACTGAAACAGACTTGTGTCCTCCGTCAGTGTCTTGCT CCTGGCTTGCCTCTCTCTGCTGTATGTGAAATTTGTGAAGAAGGGAACCAGGATACTGGAGAAGAACTCATGGAATGCTCCAATTGCGCACAGATTGCCCATCCTGGCTGCTTAAAG GTGCCAGGTGAGGGTTTAGTTAACAAAGATCTGCCCAGTTGCTGGGAATGTCCCAAATGCGTCATGGGAAAAGACACAGACTCGGAG TCATCGGGCAGCGGTGATGACCTCACGACTCAGGAGGGGTCGGGGGGGCTGAGGGGCGAGGGCGGGGCGTGGCACGGGGTCGGGCGGCCCCCTTCCTCTCTGTCACATGGGTCGCTACGGAAACAAGTGGCGGCCCCAGAGCAGCGGCTCAGGAAGAGG AACAAATTGGAAGCAAGCAAATCGCTT AAACGCAAGTCATCTTCACTGGATCCTCGCGTGGCTAAGATCTGTCGTAGACAAGGGATGGATTCGGGCAGTGACGACGAGGATGGAGAAGGAAGAAGACGACTCTCGCTCCACTCAAGGGGTGCAATATCTGCTCGCCGTGGATTTGGGTCCAGTAGACGGGGACTTTTGAGAGGCTCATCACATCGAGGGGGCAGAGGGAGTGGCATGACCACAAATTCCTCCTCCCTGAAAATGAGGCGGGGACTTGGTGTAAGGGGTGAGCGGGGTGGTCGTGTTCGTTTACGAGGGGGGTCCAAAATGCAACGGCGGCGTTATGAAACTGAggatgacgacgatgatgacgacgacgatgatgaggatgacgatgaggaggaggaggaagaagatgaaAGTGAAGAAGAAAGGCACATGGGCAGGTCTGAAAAGGAGCATCGTTCACGGCGACGTCGGCGCAGAGGTGAAGACGATGACGAAGACgacgatgaggatgatgaaaGTGAAGAACAAGACTTTGATGGAGAGGATGAAGAGATGGATGACCTGGATGATGGAGGggaggaagatgaggatgatgagggtgaGAACCATTCAGACTCAGAACCTGACCCTCCTGTTTTGCTTGTGTCCGACTTAAATGATGAACTGTTAAATGGTTCTTATCTGACTGTCACGTTGCAGCGCCCATCAAAGGCCAAACGTGATCCTGGGTCTATTGTACCAAAACTGGAGGCAGCCATGTCTCCCTGCACTCCTGGCAATGCTGATTTACTCCAGCGCAAATCCCTTCACAAATTTCGCCAGAAAAACGGCAGCTCTGTCTCCACTGGAAATGGTCTCTCACAACCCAAAGCCGGTCTAGCATCAGGCCGTCAAACACGCCACAGGAGTTTGAACCTTGATGGTAGAGCATCaccttcctccacctcctctcgcTCTTccatttctcctcctcctcctccccccctGACATCCACTACTGGCTCGTCCCCTCCTTCCCTCCTCACTCATCCTTCATTCCGTGATGTAGGGAACGAGCCAGGGTGCgagaaggaggtgtgggtgTCGGTGTTTCGCTACCTGAGCCGAACAGAACTGGCTGTGTGCATGAGGGTTTGCAAAGCCTGGTATAAATG GTGTTATGATAAGCGTTTGTGGACTCGAATAGATTTCAGTAGATGTCGCTCCCTCAGTGCTCAGGCTCTGTCAGCTATTATTAAACGCCAACCTGTCACACTTGACCTGTCCTGGACACCTGTTTCCAAAAAACAGATCACCTGGCTTATCCACCATCTCCCAG GACTGAAGGATCTGATCATGTCGGGCTGTTCTTCATCAACTCTTTTGGGCTTGAGTTCTCAGAGCCTTCCATGTCTCCGCACGCTGGACCTGTCCTGGGCTGAGAGCATCAAAGACTCTCAGCTCAAAGACCTCATCACGCCATCAG GTAGTGATAATCGCAACAGGCTTAAAGGCTTGTTAACATTGCGGCTATCTGGTCTGGATGTGAGTGACTCGACGCTGAAGCTGATAATTAAACACATGCCGTTGCTGCGGAGGTTAGACCTGTCGCATTGCCCTGTCCTTACAGACCAGTCCATCAGCCTGCTTACAGCTATTGGCTCTAACACACGCAGCACTCTCAGAGAGGTCACCCTCACAG GTTGTAATAAGATTACAGACGCGTGCCTGACTTATATGAAGCGCCTCTCAGCTCTAACTCTCCTGGACCTGCGGGGCTGTAAGGGTGTCACACGACATGGCTGTGAAAACTTCATTTCTGACCTTTCCTACTGCACCTTTTTCTGTCTGACTGAGGATAAACTCATCCAGAGGATATcttaa